gacgagcgcgtacGCCGTGTCTTGGGCCAAGGTCAgcgggcgcagcacgaggaTATCGACAAGAAGAACAAGGTACATCACGATCTGGTCAATccacgacggcgacgcgcgccgctcgcgctgccgccgcttGAATCGCGCTACAGGGCGAGAACGCGCCCCACGTCGCCGGACATACATCGCACGGACAGTGCGGGTGGTTGTATTACGTAAACACTCTTTCCGGGCTGATCAGAGCCATGGCGACGAgtgcgacggcgcctgcgGGCGAGTACggcagctcgatgcgcaaGTTCAAGCTGGTGTTTTTGGGCGAGCAGTCGGTTGGAAAGACGTCGCTGATCACCCGTTTCATGTACGACACGTTCGACGGCAACTATCAGGCGACGATCGGCATCGACTTTTTGTCCAAGACGATGTATCTCGACGACCGCACCGTGCGTCTGCAGCTGTGGGACACGGCCGGCCAGGAGCGTTTCCGCTCGCTGATTCCGTCGTACATCCGCGACTCGTCAGTCGCGATCGTCGTGTACGACGTCACGAGTACGTCGCGAAACTAACCCAGACCGCGACTCGTTCAAGTCCACCTCCAAATGGGTCGAGGAtgtgcgcgccgagcgtggcAACGAGGTGATTATTGCGCTGGTTGGCAACAAGACCGACTTGAGCGACAAGCGGTACGTGGGTTTGCTCACACAGTGAGGTATCTACGGAAGagggcgagcagcgcgccaaggaATACAACAATGTCATGTTCATCGAGACATCCGCCAAGGCTGGGCACAATGTAAAGAGTCTGTTTAAGAAAATTGCCCAGGCCCTCCCGGGAATGGACGAACAGGCCGCAGACAGCGTCGCCGCACACCAGAGTACGTCGCCCCACTCACACAGCCATCGACGTGTCGGCACAGGCGGATGAGGCCAAATCGTCTACGTGCTCGTGCTAAATAGGGTATTAGAGCGGCACATGCAGTGGCGCACCACATAGCGCACACCACACGAGGTGGGGGACCTCTGCTAGGGGGCGCAGGGCGCtgtgcagcggcgccagcgcggcTGTCAGACCGATCGCACAGCCTTTCATGCGATACTGGCCGACGAGGGCAACACCACACGGCACACGCGCGGAATTCCACACACGGAGAATCAGGGTATACAGGGGGAGGGCTCCAAGCAGACGCACCAGCGACACGAGCCCAGCGTAGACGCAGAGCACGGCGAGATGCGCGGCTGCCACCGTCGCATAAAACATGAGGACGGTGGGGAAGAGAAAGACAAGGAGAGTAAAGAGGATCGTGCCGAGGAACAGTTGGTCCACCTCGTACTCTGCCGTATCAAGCCGCCCATGGTGGATAGGATTGCGCTTCTTGCCCCGAAACATGTCAAAGAGTGAGCCGGCAGCACGCGTAAAGAAGAGGTAGACGTGCCGGACAAGAAAGTACATCCCTCGTACATGCATGCCAAGCACCATGAGCGTGTCCAGCAGCACGCTCAGCAGCACAGTAGCTCCCAAGCACCTGCTTACCCAGCAACAGCCTTGCACGAACTGGGAGAGGTGTGCAAAAAGGGGCTGCAGCACGTACGCCGAATGCGCCTCGGCTATGCTCGCAAGCACATCGCGCGAAAAAAGCGCAAGTTCCGTATTGAGCTTGATGCCGAGTGGCCAATGCGCGAGCCAGTCAAGCACCGAACGCAGTGCGGGCGCATCCATGGCGTCCAAgagctgcacgccgcgttGGACTAGCCAggcctcgtgcgcctctAGGGCTGTGCTCAGCAGATAGCCCAGTGCCATGTCGCAGACATACAATAGGAGCGCATTCCACGCCGCATTTGCAGCTGTGCGCGCTTGCACCAAGTGAGCAGGTATTGAGGGCGTGTCACCCGAGGCAACCTTGGCCGTGAGCAGGGAACACTCGTTCCAGTAGGCCGGCCACGCAAGCACCGCATACACGCGCTCCATGATCCGATTGACCAAGGCCAGGGGGGTCGCTGGGCGCACAGGAAGCTGCCAGTGCTTGCTAACAGGCACACAAGGGGGGGCACGTagcgcccagcgcgccaTATTTATatgccgcacggcgcttcGCAAGCCAGAGCCGGCAGGTATCTCGGAACGCAGATCGGAGCACCGCTCGCAATCCATGCCAATGAGCTGCTCCAGCCGTGTGGGTGGCACAGAAGAATGGGATAAGTAGGAATCCAGTGCGAGTGATTCCAGTCGGGTCACATCGGGGGGGGTATACTGCACAAAAGCCACCTTGCACGCGGTCGCAAGTGGCAGGGCGAGGTGGATCCTGCATGAGTTAGACGACGTACCAGGCAAGCTGCACAGCCTCGGAATCCACATGTATATCAAAGGACGCTGAATGCCGTATGACAACCTCggctcggctcggcgcacACGTTCCGAGgggtgcggcgcgggccATGCCTCGCAAAGGCCTCGGCTCGACCTGTGAGCCAAAACCCGCAATAACGACGACATAGTCACCTGCACCGCCAGGGAAATGCCAGCCATAGAGCGTACTTGAAGTTCTTGTTGGAATACTGTCTGGCCAATACACATGCACGCTCACGACCTCGTCAGAGCGATGCACAGAGAGAGGCCGCGACTGAGTTGGGGGTGGCTCGATGGGCTCGGACGTCCCATGAGTAAATTTTGTTGCAACCTCGTCATCTGCTTCTAATCGATGACGTGCGAGGTACTGTGCGGAGACATACACAAGTCCTGTTAACGCACACGCACCGAGCAAGGCACCAGCATGGCTCAGCACGGCACCTGCACTATGCATGAAGAGTGGAGGGCGATCCAAAAATGGACGAATTCTTCTTCGTGTGGGATGGAGGGTGTGCTGCCCAGCATATTTCACTCGACGGACTGAATAGATGCAAACTTATGGTAGATCCACTATCGAGTTCATTTGAGCTAGCGAACCTGTATTTCGCATTCCAGAGCATGATTGGAGCCATGGCGGACTTGGTCCTCGTCCATACATCTCCCGCGTACATGCATCGACTCATAGTCGGGCATGCCATATTTATACCAACGCCTAGCAGTCCAACCCCCTCATTGAATACTGCTGGCGAATAGATACCTCACTCACTGCACACGAAAAGTCCATTTTGACCAGGAAATGGGCATCTTGTGCGTTCTACACGCTATTCTTACGCCTCAGCCTTGGACTCCTTCGCGTCCGCCTTGGGCTCCGCATCCAAATCGATCAGGCCCAAGCGGGGGCCAGCAAGGCCGCCCTTCTTGGCAGCCTcacgcgcctgccgagacTCTTCGGCCTGGCGCTTAATCAGATGCTCTTGCAGAACATGGGCGCGCTCCAGCTGAAAAGTTAGTAGGACATAATACAAACCTCCTTCGTGTGGTGCAGGCATTCAAGGTAGTCGTCCACCTGCAGCTTGCACTCCGACGGGGAGTCAGCCGTGACGTAGCATTTCCGGAAGTCCTGCCAGAAAGagaagcagcgcgaggGGCCTGATTGTGAGCGAAATTTGATCCATACCTCCGTTGTATCCGAATCCAGACTAGATAAGGTGTTAGTAACTCGTTCATTGACTTTGCACAATACGTACCGCCATCGTGAAGCACCAATGCCGGTTGTCGGGATTGTCAGCCTCTATGCGACGGCCGAGGAGTGTCACGTGTTTAGATGGGGAAATACGCTGCTTGGAGCGCATAGCGCATTCATAATGCCTTGAAAGTATCCTCCACATCAATGGCGCGTGTGTtggccgagcggcagcgctgCACGGACTCGAACCGATGAAGACATCTGATAGGGCATGAATAATATACAATGCTATATCCTTTACAGAAACATTAAGTATACTGTGAAAATTAGCCACAGTAGTCAaggcagcagcagcagagACAGCAGTGGCAACCACATGCACACAGAGCGATGCGGATATAGGTTCtggtgcggcgctgcgagCGCTTGTCGTCTATTTGTTAGAAAATTCACTTACAATCAATTAGAAATGATGTTGCAAGAACAATTGCGCGTTCTTCCAGGGAGAGGCCCTTTGCCTGCCTGTCCAGAGAGATCAACTGCTTTTCCTTCATCGGCCTCTTTTCCATGACAAGAGCGTGCGTAGGGCGCGTCTTGCGCGGTACAGAAAGTGGATTAGAGTCAGCTGAAGAATCAAATCGAACAAGCACGACACCAGAGCTGGGAATATGATCCTGGTACCAGCTGCAACGTAAGTAAAGAGCACAACATACAGGTTCGATACGGCTTGGATCCCCGCAACTTTTTGCTTTGAAGCGTTCCATACAGGACGGAAGCGCTTTTTCCCTTGAACTTGGCAAAATGGCGCCTGTTCTTTCGACTGGGCGCCCTGGCCTGTAAACATCTTGTACACAGGACGTCCTTGGCCACGCTGGATGTTCACAGTGCCAATCTGGATTGGCTGAGAACCATCCATAGAATAACCATAAATCTTTGCATCCCCAAAAGCAGTCCGATTGCCACGGTCAATGGAAAGCAAGCGCTTGCCGTGCGGGTCAAAGAGTGTCATGCACCCATGGCCACCCATAGTGAGTGCCATCGGCTCAAAAACAAACTCTCCCAAGTGCTGACCATCGATTGACGTAACAGTAAGGTTTGTTCCTTCCAGGCTAGGGAGGCTGCGTGTTAGTCATTGACAACATACAAAATTGTTTCAGGACGTTCTGTAAGAAAGAGGCCTGGACCACCCAGGATGTGGTGCAATTCTTGAGACCCGTACAAATTTGACAGGGCATACGATGCTTTCTGTCCTGGAATGCTCGACGTGTCAATCTTTTCCATAATTCTGGCTGCAAAAGTTGCCGAGATCCGCTCAATATATACACGTGCACGGACCTGGGTGGATCGGGCACTCTCGGGCGGAATTCCGAGGCAGTGAATTCAGGGCTGCATGATCTGCATAGCCAAAATCTTGGCAAGCCTATTTTTGCTACATTAGTTGAGCACAATAGAGACGTGTTCGGCCTCAATTCGGACGTATATGTTCTTCGTATTGTTACCAAGTAGCGTACTAGATTCGGTTTGCTAAATATGATCTGGTCTATTAAGTATGGTGGGTCCATGGGATGGATGGGCATGAGACTTGATTATCGATCCGTAGTACTGTTGCCTAACCAATTACCACGTTAACCACCACCACCACCACCACCACCACCACCGCCACCATTCGAATGCCTACGACGCTTCTGCTCCTCGTGTTTATCAACTAGACGTCAGCTTCCATAAAAATAACTTACAGGCAATTAGAAAGGCAGTAGTCAACATCAGAGCCCTTTCCACGATTGATGGATTGTGCGCATTAGGATCAATGGGAATATCTTCATTCACTTTAATCTCATCCACCTTGGGACGAGCTCCAAATCCCCTGTCCCTCCTCAATGCCCGTACTTTCGACAGAGGAGGTCCACGATCGAAACGGGCCATTAGCACTCCCGGATAGGAGAGGTACTTGAAATAAAAGCTGAAGTGTCAGTGAGGCTCGTACTTACTTGCGGCCCAGAGATTGGATGGAGCAAAATGTTTTACCGTTCTTGTCGGTCATAGGCATCGAAATCCAATGAGAAGTAACAGTCCCAAAGGGTTCAAACTTGTAGTCCTTGCGAGGAGCCGTGCAATCAAAGATTTTGTACCTGTGATTGATAACTTGCCATATTATACGGATCTCTCCCAGAAGATGTTCTTTTGGACCAGAGGGAGAGTCTCCGTACATATACACCAAAGCATCGCCATGGACTCTGTTATAGCCTCGATCAATCTTTAGGATTCTTTCTCCATTTGGTCCAAACAAGGTAAAATGAAACTGGCGCAAATGAAACAATTTTCCTTCTTTTCCATCATATCGGAATTCTCCCACTAGGTTACCTTCTGTGGTGCTGACCAAATACTGGTTGTCGAGCGAGTTGCACCCGCTGTTGGTTAGATCACGTATGTTTACAAACGTACATTTGCATCTGAATCTGTTCAGAGATGATAAGTGCAGGATGGGAGACCAGGAATGCTAGAGCATTGTTTGCACTTAATCCCGGGTCATAGGCTTCTACCCTGCGATTGTTGGTTCCGTTGTGATGGGCTTGTGTCGTCATGAGGGTAAACGCATTAAATTACCCCGCACTATATATGAGATCTTGGGCTTCGGATCATTTCGGGCCTTACACATATTAAAAAACCTTGATGACTAAGGAATCTTGGCAGAGAACGCCCTCGCTTGGAGACTGTACAAGGCGTAAGGTGCTGCTAATTATATCCAACGGCCCGCCACAGCCACAATTGACTTGTAGTCAACATATTTGAGAAAGCTAAGAtccagctgctgcagcggcaCTGGAATTAGACGATCTTTGTTCATCGGCACGCCTATCGTCTTAAATTAGCATATGATGAGACTTACAGTCGATGAGGAATGCTGTAGCAATCAAAATAGCACGCTCAATGGTATTCAATCGACGTGCGTTAGGGTGTATAGGGATAATTTCCTTTTCCTTCAATACAATGGGGTCCATTACAGGTGTTTTATTTTGTTTtgcccgccgagcagccTGAATCGTAGAACCATCCAGTTTACCGTCAAAGCGAACCAGCATGACACCACTGTTACCTTCAATCCACTTGAGCCAGCTAAGTTAGCGGAATGAGCAGCTAAACTTACTTTCGACATAAACTTTGGATTGAGCAGATGGCCTGGTCGCTGTTGTCATTTACCGGCATTTTATGCCAATGAGATCGAACGCTAGCAAATGGCTCGAAGTTACTGCCATTCCGTGCTTGGGTGCAATCGTACATGTTGTAAGTCGTACGAAGCTTAAAAGATGGTATCTGGATTTCACCAATGAGTCGCCCAGGATCATTAGAATTGGATCCGTCGAACAGATAAAGTAGAGCATCACCATAAACACGTCGACTTCGTCTATCAATCTTCATGACTTTCTCACCATTGGGTCCGTATAAAACCATCCGGAAATCTCTAGATTTATACCATTTCCGCTTATGGTCTTGGTCATGGTCATCATAAGCGACCTCACCAACTAGCGCCCCATCAATTGTAGAAATTACCACGTTTGTATCAAGCAGAGTACTAAAGCTACTGGTTAGCTCGCTCTCCAGTGAGGACGTACAACTTCGATGGTAGGCGCTCAGTCAGGACTAATGCTGAGTGATCAAGCATCGAATTCATAATAGACATAACGTTGTCGTATTTAGGCGATACCTGATGGACTGTGTACGTTTGGGCTGACTGGTCATTTGGGGTCATTGTGGAGATTGGGGGACGAGCTATTTCTCCACGAATTTATGCAAGATTTCGTTTCGGCTTAAATCGGGCTCGTCATTACTCGCTATTATTTGTACTTTATGCGGTGCGTCACTATTGCTTGGAGTGCTGGCCTCAATATCCATAGTAAGGTATGGAAAGAGAACCAATGATCCGAAAAATGAATTTGGACCTGTTGGCTGCCTTATTCATCTTCTTTT
This window of the Malassezia japonica chromosome 4, complete sequence genome carries:
- the ryh1 gene encoding GTPase Ryh1 (BUSCO:EOG09264JHE; EggNog:ENOG503NYN5; COG:U), yielding MATSATAPAGEYGSSMRKFKLVFLGEQSVGKTSLITRFMYDTFDGNYQATIGIDFLSKTMYLDDRTVRLQLWDTAGQERFRSLIPSYIRDSSVAIVVYDVTNRDSFKSTSKWVEDVRAERGNEVIIALVGNKTDLSDKREVSTEEGEQRAKEYNNVMFIETSAKAGHNVKSLFKKIAQALPGMDEQAADSVAAHQTIDVSAQADEAKSSTCSC
- the gpi1 gene encoding pig-Q (COG:M; COG:O; EggNog:ENOG503NXZC; TransMembrane:4 (i146-169o181-198i219-242o248-273i)), translating into MERVYAVLAWPAYWNECSLLTAKVASGDTPSIPAHLVQARTAANAAWNALLLYVCDMALGYLLSTALEAHEAWLVQRGVQLLDAMDAPALRSVLDWLAHWPLGIKLNTELALFSRDVLASIAEAHSAYVLQPLFAHLSQFVQGCCWVSRCLGATVLLSVLLDTLMVLGMHVRGMYFLVRHVYLFFTRAAGSLFDMFRGKKRNPIHHGRLDTAEYEVDQLFLGTILFTLLVFLFPTVLMFYATVAAAHLAVLCVYAGLVSLVRLLGALPLYTLILRVWNSARVPCGVALVGQYRMKGCAIGLTAALAPLHSALRPLAEVPHLVWCALCGAPLHVPL
- a CDS encoding uncharacterized protein (COG:S; EggNog:ENOG503P6YG) codes for the protein MADFRKCYVTADSPSECKLQVDDYLECLHHTKELERAHVLQEHLIKRQAEESRQAREAAKKGGLAGPRLGLIDLDAEPKADAKESKAEA